The proteins below are encoded in one region of Ricinus communis isolate WT05 ecotype wild-type chromosome 6, ASM1957865v1, whole genome shotgun sequence:
- the LOC8272392 gene encoding histone H1 — protein sequence MTLKERTGSSQYAITKFIEEKHNKLTLNFRKLLLFHLKKLTASCKVVKIKNSFKLPFARSAPAKKPATDANPKISTTKVKAATKVAAAKPKAKVAAAKLKPKPRTAGKTKSKTVTKPKPKTAAKPAKATAKGTVKSKTTKVAPIKSVKKSKSVRSPTKRKALGK from the coding sequence ATGACATTGAAAGAAAGGACTGGATCTAGTCAATACGCGATCACAAAGTTCATAGAAGAGAagcataataaattaactctGAATTTTAGAAAGCtgttattatttcatttaaagaagCTCACAGCCTCTTGTAAGGtagtcaaaataaaaaattcattcaaGCTGCCATTTGCCCGCTCTGCTCCGGCTAAGAAACCAGCTACCGATGCCAACCCTAAAATATCCACCACTAAAGTAAAAGCTGCCACAAAAGTTGCAGCCGCTAAGCCAAAAGCTAAAGTCGCTGCAGCAAAACTAAAGCCAAAGCCAAGAACTGCAGGAAAGACAAAGTCGAAAACAGTTACTAAGCCGAAGCCAAAGACTGCGGCAAAGCCAGCTAAAGCTACAGCAAAGGGAACAGTAAAATCAAAGACAACGAAGGTTGCTCCAATTAAGAGCGTGAAAAAGTCGAAGAGTGTTAGATCGCCGACTAAGAGGAAGGCTTTAGGGAAGTGA